In Deinococcus aerophilus, the genomic stretch GCAGCGCGCTGGAAGTGGTGCAGCGCGGACTGGAACGCCGGTTTTCGCGCGGAACCTGACGCGGGCGCAGACAGGCCCTACCCTGAGTCCATGCCCGCTCCCCAGCCCCGGCCCGCGCCAGCGCCCCTCGACGACGAGCTGAAATCGGCCCGCCTGACCACCCTGGCCCAGCTGGACGCCCTGCTGGACCGGCCCATGATCGTCCTGAGCTTCGCGTGGCTGGGCCTGCTCGTGCTGGACCTGATGCGGGGCCTCCCGCCGCTGCTGCAGGTGGTCAGCAACGTGATCTGGGGGCTGTTCGTGCTGGACTTTCTGCTGTCGGTGACCCTGGCCCCCGACAAGTCCGAGTATTTCCGGCGCAACTGGCTGACCGCCCTGAGCCTGCTGCTGCCGGCGCTGCGCATCCTGCGGGCCTTCCGGGGACTGCGGGCGCTGCGGATCTTGAGGGCCACGCGCGGCACCAACCTGCTGCGGATTCTGACCAGCCTGAACCGGGGCCTGCACACGCTGCGCCGCACCCTGCAGCGCCGGGGGCTGGGATTTGTGGTGGGGGCCACCGCGCTGGTGGCGCTGGCCGGCGCGGCGGGCATGGCCTCGTTTGAGGCGGGCGAGGCCGGAGCGCCCGGCGGCTTCGGGGCGTGGCTGTACTGGGTGGGCATGCTCCTGACCAGCCTGGGCTCGGAGTACTGGCCGGTGACTCCCGAGGGCCGCGCCCTGACCTTCCTGCTCGCGGTGTACGGTTTTGCGGTCTTCGGCTACCTGACGGCGGCGCTGGCCAGCCTGTTTATCGGCGCAGATCAGGCGTATCCGCCCGACGATGACAGCGACGTCAACAACGAGGCCCTGCGGCTGGAGCTGCGCGAGGTGCGCGGCGAGCTCGCGGCGCTGCGCGGTATGTTGGGCGGTGCGTTGGACCGCAGCCGGTGAGCGGGTTTACCCTACGGCCATGACCTCTGCTCCGCCCGACCTGGCCCGGACCTCGCCCGTGGACCGCCTGCGCGCCACACTGCAGCCCACCGAACTGGACGGCTGGCTGATCTACGACTTCCAGGGCCTCAACCCGCACGCGCGGCGGGTGCTGGACCTGCCCGCGGGCGCGTTCCTGACGCGCCGGTTTTTTGTGTACGTGCCGCGCCAGGGCCGGGCGGTGCTGCTGCACAACCACATCGAGGGCGGCACCTGGAGCGAGATCACGCGCGGCTGGGACATTGAGCGCCGGGCCTTCGGCTCGCATCAGGAACTCGACGCCGCGCTGGGAGCGGTGGTCGCCGGACAGCGGGTGGCGATGGAATACAGCCCGGACGGGGCCGTGCCCTATGTCAGCCGGGTGGACGCCGGTACCGTGGAACGGGTGCGGGCGGCGGGAGCCCGCGAAATTACGAGCAGCGCCGACCTGCTGCAGTCCTTTCTGGCGTGGTCGCCGGAGGATCTGACAGCCCACCAGCGCGCCGCCGCCGTCCTTATGCGGGCCAAGGACGACGCCTTCTGGCTGATTCATGAACGCCTGAAGGTGGGCGAGAGCATCAGCGAACTGGAGGTGCAGGCCAAGATCATGGACGCCATCGCGGGAGCGGGCATGTCCGCCGGGCACCCGGTCAACGTGAGCTTCGGGGTGAACGCCGCCGACTCGCACTATGAACCCGGTGGAGACAAGAACGCCGTGCTGCAGCCGGGCCAGTGCGTGTTGATCGACCTGTGGGCGCAGGAACCGGGCCGCCCCTTTGCCGATGTGACCTGGGTGGGCTATGCGGGCGAGCCGTCTGCCGCCTACCTGGAGGCCTGGACGGCGGTCTGCGCGGCGCGGGATACGGCCCTGAAGCTGCTGCAGGAGCGTTTTGACACCGAAGGCTGGGGCCAGTTGCAGGGCTGGGAACCCGACCGGGCTGCGCGGGACGCGATGGGCCCGGTGTGGGGCCCCCACTTCCTGCACCGCACCGGCCACGACCTGGGCGTGCAGATTCACGGCGCGGGCGCCAATCTGGACGACTACGAGACCCGCGACACCCGCCGGCTGACCCTCGGACTGGCCGTGACCGTGGAACCCGGCACCTACCCCGCCGCGCAGGGCTTTGGCATCCGTACCGAGGTGGAC encodes the following:
- a CDS encoding ion transporter, whose amino-acid sequence is MPAPQPRPAPAPLDDELKSARLTTLAQLDALLDRPMIVLSFAWLGLLVLDLMRGLPPLLQVVSNVIWGLFVLDFLLSVTLAPDKSEYFRRNWLTALSLLLPALRILRAFRGLRALRILRATRGTNLLRILTSLNRGLHTLRRTLQRRGLGFVVGATALVALAGAAGMASFEAGEAGAPGGFGAWLYWVGMLLTSLGSEYWPVTPEGRALTFLLAVYGFAVFGYLTAALASLFIGADQAYPPDDDSDVNNEALRLELREVRGELAALRGMLGGALDRSR
- a CDS encoding M24 family metallopeptidase, whose protein sequence is MTSAPPDLARTSPVDRLRATLQPTELDGWLIYDFQGLNPHARRVLDLPAGAFLTRRFFVYVPRQGRAVLLHNHIEGGTWSEITRGWDIERRAFGSHQELDAALGAVVAGQRVAMEYSPDGAVPYVSRVDAGTVERVRAAGAREITSSADLLQSFLAWSPEDLTAHQRAAAVLMRAKDDAFWLIHERLKVGESISELEVQAKIMDAIAGAGMSAGHPVNVSFGVNAADSHYEPGGDKNAVLQPGQCVLIDLWAQEPGRPFADVTWVGYAGEPSAAYLEAWTAVCAARDTALKLLQERFDTEGWGQLQGWEPDRAARDAMGPVWGPHFLHRTGHDLGVQIHGAGANLDDYETRDTRRLTLGLAVTVEPGTYPAAQGFGIRTEVDVYLSAQGPHITTDLQRRPFVLGQGEWAAVRAAGYGEG